The Stigmatella ashevillena genomic sequence GCAACATCTCCTCGATGAACTTGGGGACCAGCGTGGGGTCTGCGCGCAAGCGCGCATACTCCGCGGGACGCTCCGCCAGAAAGAGCAGCGAGTTGGCCAGCAGGTGGACCGTGGTCTCCAGGCCCGCGACGAGCAGGAGCACCAGGAAGTCGACGATCTCCTGGCTTGTCAAGGACTGTCCCTCCACCTCTGCGCGGACCAGATCGCTGACCAGATCATCTGCGGGCGAGCGGCGGCGGGCCTCGATGACCTCGGTGATGTAGCGCGTCGCGTCCGCGATCGAGGTCCGCGTGCGTTGGGCGTGCTCGGGATTCAGGGGCTCGGGGGTGACGCTGGCGAAGTCGTCCGACCAGCTCTTGAACCGATGATGGAGGGAGACGTCCAGCCCGAGCAGCTCACCGATGACGAAGGCCGGCAGCGGCATGGCGAACTGAGAGACGAAGTCCGCCTCTCCCTGCTGCGCCAACTCATCCGCGAGCCGGTGAGAGAGCTTCCGGATGCGGGCCTCCAGCCGCTGGATGGCGCTGGCGTTGAAGGCCCGGCTCACCAGGGTCCGCATCCGGGTGTGCCCTGCCCCGTCCGAGGCGATCATCGAGTTGGCCAGGGGGTTGTACCCCACCCACGCCGGCTGCCACGCCGCTTTGAAGCCCTGGGAAGAGAACAGCTGCGGGTTCTTGATGACGAAGGCCACGTCTTCATAGCGGGAGATGGCCCAGAACCCGGCGGGCTCTACCTGGATGACGGGGGCGTCGCGGCGCAACTGGGCATAGCCGGGATAGGGATTGGCCTGGAACTCAGGAGACAGGATGTTCACGCGTTGAGTCGTCACGGAGGGTCTCCAGGTCTGCTC encodes the following:
- a CDS encoding cytochrome P450, which encodes MTTQRVNILSPEFQANPYPGYAQLRRDAPVIQVEPAGFWAISRYEDVAFVIKNPQLFSSQGFKAAWQPAWVGYNPLANSMIASDGAGHTRMRTLVSRAFNASAIQRLEARIRKLSHRLADELAQQGEADFVSQFAMPLPAFVIGELLGLDVSLHHRFKSWSDDFASVTPEPLNPEHAQRTRTSIADATRYITEVIEARRRSPADDLVSDLVRAEVEGQSLTSQEIVDFLVLLLVAGLETTVHLLANSLLFLAERPAEYARLRADPTLVPKFIEEMLRYDAPVQTLLRIVTSDITLSGVTIPKGEVVLALIASANRDERQYPEPDRFDLHREQPSLSFGYGAHYCIGAQLARLEARCGLEALLSRFSHFQRTSAELTWSQAITVRGPHSLPLRFIPA